Genomic window (Prosthecochloris aestuarii DSM 271):
GGCTCATTCAAGTCATATCGCGATGCTTTGCCTGCAGCTGTTTGATGAGCTCCAGCCTCTGCATGATTTTGATGCCACTGATCGGGAACTGCTCGAATATGCGGCTCTTCTGCACAACATCGGTACCTTCATTTCGATATCGGCGCATCATAAACACAGCCAGTATATCATCATCAACGGAGAGCTTCGCGGTTTTACACCGCTCGAAATCACTATCATCGCCAATATAGCGCGCTATCACAGAAAATCGTCTCCGTCCGAAAAGCATGAGCTTTACGCACAGTTGAAACCAAGGCACCGCAAGACGGTTGATATGCTTGCCGCTATTCTCAGGATCGCCAATGGTCTTGATCGAGGGCATCGCTGTGCGATCAGCTCAATCCATGCGGAAATTGATCGTGAACAGATCAATTTTTGTCTGGAGTCGCGCGATGAACCCGATATTGAAATCTGGGCGGCTTGCCGGATGAAATCATTGCTTGAGTCGGTTACAGGAAGAACTATTGCATTCAGGTTTCTCGGAGGGCAATGAAGGCGTCTCATGATCGTATCCTGACTTCTCTTCCGCCAAGCACGCTCTGGTTCGGGGGGTTGTTTTCCAGCAGCAGTGCGTCTCGTGGGCTCTGTTTCGAAGATCCGCTTGAATGTCTTTCGCTTACTTCATCAGAGGAGACAGATGCATATTTTTCTCTGCTTCAGGAGCGGCTTGAAGAGGGATATGCGCTTGCCGGTTATGTCGGTTATGAGGCCGGTTATGGGTTTGAACCGACGGCATTCAACCCTGTTGAAGAGCTAACCCGGGATGAACTTCCTCTTGCCTGGTTCGGCGTCTATCACGCTCTGCGAGAGTGCGACTTCGGGGAGATAAACCCTTCGCATACGTCAGGATGTGCTCCCGGGTTTGATATGACCCTTGACGCATATCGTACGAAAATAGAGATGATCCTCGATCGCATTGCCGCGGGGGATGTTTACCAGGTGAATTTTACCGGACGCTATTCGTTTGATTTTGACGGCCCGCCTGACACGCTTTTTCACGCACTTTCGGCAAGACAGCCACAATCCTACAGGGCCTGGCTCAATATCGATGGGCATCAGATCATGTCGTTTTCCCCTGAGCTGTTTTTTTCCAGAAAGGGGCGTTGCATACACACGTGTCCGATGAAGGGGACTGCGCCCAGGGGAAAGAGTGTCGAGGAGGACGAAGAACTCCGTGAAGGACTGCGGCATTCTGAAAAGAACCGTGCAGAAAATCTTATGATCGTTGATCTTCTGCGCAATGATCTTGGCCGAATCTGCACTCCCGGAAGCGTGACAGTTCCGGAGCTTTTCACGATAAGAAGCTACCCGACACTGCACCAGATGGTCTCTTCTGTCGATGGAGAGCTTGAAGGTGAGTGTGATCTCAGGGGGTTGTTTCGCGCGATATTTCCCTGCGGTTCAGTTACCGGTGCGCCGAAAATAAGGGCGATGCAGCTTATCCGGCAACTTGAACAATCTCCACGGGGGGTCTATACCGGTGCGGTCGGGTTCATGCTGCCGGACATGACAATGGAGTTCAATGTCGCTATCCGAACGCTGACGCTCAACCAGGGGCATGGAACCTATGGGGCTGGCAGCGGGATTGTCTGGGATTCGGATGCCGATGATGAGTTTGGCGAATGTGGACTGAAAGCCGGGATTCTTCTGGATCACTCTCCTGAAACGCTGAGTCTTTTCGAAACATTGCTCTGGAACGGCAGCTATCTATGGCTGGAAGAGCATCTTGATCGCCTTCGCCGTTCTGCCGAAACGCTTGGATTTTCCTGTTCGCGCAAGGCGATACGATCAAAACTCGATGCCTATGCATCTGCCCGCCTTCAGCGCCAGGGGACAAGCCGGGTCAGAGTTGTTCTGGAGAGGGACGGTCGTTTTTCTGTTTCTTCAGAGCCGCTCGGTCGGGAGGCATTTCTGTCTCCAGTGAAGGTCTGTTTCGCCGCTCCGTTCACCGATTCGAAGGATCCGATGCTCGGCCATAAAACAACGGCAAGGCATCTCTATGACCGGATTTTGCGGCAGGCTGCTGCTGCAGGTTTTGATGAGGTGCTTTTCTGTAATGAAAGAGGGGAGATCACGGAGGGCGCGATCAGTAATGTGATCATTATGAAAGACGGACGGTATTATACCCCGCCGCTTTCTTGCGGTATGCTTCCAGGTATCTACCGCAGTTATTTTCTGGCGACAAGGTCGAACGCTGTGGAAAAGGTACTCTATCCGGAAGATCTTCTTTCGGCCGATGCGGTCTTTGTCTGTAATTCACTTCGCGCAATGCGCCGTTCGATCCTTTTTCCTTCGATGCTCATCGGTGATGAATGCGCTGCAGCGGTTGATGATCATATGAAATAGCCGTATATTTTTCACGGACTTTTTCTTCTAACCTCTTTTAAAATAATCCTTGATATGCGAGACCATACACCTGATTTCAAGTTACAGGATCTTTCGTCGGACAATAAAGCCCGTATCAAAGAGACTGTTCAGCAGCTTCTTACCCGTCTTGCTGGTGATGGCCAGCTTACAGCCGATTCTCTTCTGGAATTCTGGATCGAGGTTCCAGGTATGAAACGTCGCAGGGGTACGTACCGTGGAGGCTTTCTGATGCCTGACAGTTTCGTCTATATTACCGATTATTTTCAGACTGATGGCAACCAACTTGTCGCTGCCGGAGGTTATGAAGATGCCGTTAAAGCCTGGGATGATCTGCTCGACGAACTGTATTATCAGGTTGAGATCTTTACTTCACAGGTTGATCATTCGAAGGGAATAACCCTCGAACTCTGGACCGGACATCGTAATCGCCCTGAAGGCGAATGGATCTATGCCGTCGACCGGAAGATAGAGCTGATCTGACAAATTGCTGACGTGTTGAACCGGTCTTCTGTCTACGCTGCAGCATTTGATCAATTCAGCACGTCATGGATGGCTTCCATCAGAAGCTTCTCAGTAATTCTTTGCCGGATAATCACATGCAGGGACAAGAGGACACTCGCTGCAGAGCGGTTTGCGGGCCTTGCAGGTGTAGCGGCCATGGAGCAGCAGGTAGTGGTGGAAGTCTATCACCCTGTTTTCAGGAATAATTGCGATCAATCCGTCTTCGGTATCTCTCGGGTTATCGGTGGCTACCAGTCCGATTCGGTTAGAAACCCGGTGGACATGGGTGTCGACGGGCATGACCGGTTTTCCGAATGCGTTGCTCAGAACCACATTTGCCGTTTTGCGTCCGACTCCGGGCAACGTTTCAAGTTCTTCTCGTGAATCAGGAACCTGGCCGCCGAAGTTTTCCATCAGCAGGCAACTGGCAGCAAGAATATTTTTTGCTTTGGTATTATTGTAATTGATCGATCGTACCATGGAGCGGATCTCTTCCGGATCAGTCCGGCTCATGCTCTCGGCATCGGGACAGACCTTGAAGAGGGTCTCTGTAATCATATTGACCTTTTTATCGGTAGACTGCGCTGCAAGCATGGTCGCGATGAGCAACTGATAAGGGCTCTGGTACTGCAGCTCGCTTTTTGGTGAGGGATATTTGTTTCCCAGGGCTTCATTGATGAAGGCGATTTTTTCTGCAACATTCATAATGGTCGGTTTAATCGATGTTTACTGTCTGGACCAGTTGACGGGAGGGGAGTATTATGGCAGAAAGCTTTCCCAGAGACGGATCGTCCTTGTAAACGCATCCTGTATCGATGGCGATCAGCTTTTTAAGATTGATTATTTCCGGAGCGGGTGTGTGAGCGCATACAACGGTTTTTTCCCAGTTGTAGCGGTTTGTCTCCAGATATGATGAACGCAGGTGGGTTCTCATCCAGCAGAAATCCGCAGGTTTGAGGTACCCGATATTGTTTTTGATGCTCATATCCGGGTCCAGGCCGCCGTGAACGAAGATAAAATCCTTGGATTCAAGATAATAGTGGCATGACTGCAGAAACCCGATATGGCTCAGGGGAAGATCCCTGGCGCTCTTGACTGCGTATGACTGGAGTGTCTCCTTACCGCCATTGCGGAGCCAATCGGAGGCATTGCCGGTTTTGAGGGAGTCGAGCAACATCAGTTCATGGTTACCCATGAGAAAAAAACATGTGAACGAACGCCGCAGGTCTA
Coding sequences:
- the pabB gene encoding aminodeoxychorismate synthase component I; the protein is MKASHDRILTSLPPSTLWFGGLFSSSSASRGLCFEDPLECLSLTSSEETDAYFSLLQERLEEGYALAGYVGYEAGYGFEPTAFNPVEELTRDELPLAWFGVYHALRECDFGEINPSHTSGCAPGFDMTLDAYRTKIEMILDRIAAGDVYQVNFTGRYSFDFDGPPDTLFHALSARQPQSYRAWLNIDGHQIMSFSPELFFSRKGRCIHTCPMKGTAPRGKSVEEDEELREGLRHSEKNRAENLMIVDLLRNDLGRICTPGSVTVPELFTIRSYPTLHQMVSSVDGELEGECDLRGLFRAIFPCGSVTGAPKIRAMQLIRQLEQSPRGVYTGAVGFMLPDMTMEFNVAIRTLTLNQGHGTYGAGSGIVWDSDADDEFGECGLKAGILLDHSPETLSLFETLLWNGSYLWLEEHLDRLRRSAETLGFSCSRKAIRSKLDAYASARLQRQGTSRVRVVLERDGRFSVSSEPLGREAFLSPVKVCFAAPFTDSKDPMLGHKTTARHLYDRILRQAAAAGFDEVLFCNERGEITEGAISNVIIMKDGRYYTPPLSCGMLPGIYRSYFLATRSNAVEKVLYPEDLLSADAVFVCNSLRAMRRSILFPSMLIGDECAAAVDDHMK
- a CDS encoding metallophosphoesterase family protein, encoding MPESISQNARIIAVGDIHGCIASLKKLCRQLELQPSDQLVFLGDYIDRGKNAQAVIDFLIDLRRSFTCFFLMGNHELMLLDSLKTGNASDWLRNGGKETLQSYAVKSARDLPLSHIGFLQSCHYYLESKDFIFVHGGLDPDMSIKNNIGYLKPADFCWMRTHLRSSYLETNRYNWEKTVVCAHTPAPEIINLKKLIAIDTGCVYKDDPSLGKLSAIILPSRQLVQTVNID
- the nth gene encoding endonuclease III, with protein sequence MNVAEKIAFINEALGNKYPSPKSELQYQSPYQLLIATMLAAQSTDKKVNMITETLFKVCPDAESMSRTDPEEIRSMVRSINYNNTKAKNILAASCLLMENFGGQVPDSREELETLPGVGRKTANVVLSNAFGKPVMPVDTHVHRVSNRIGLVATDNPRDTEDGLIAIIPENRVIDFHHYLLLHGRYTCKARKPLCSECPLVPACDYPAKNY